The Pseudoalteromonas luteoviolacea DNA window ATCGAGAACTAAATACACGTGCAAACCAACTTGCACACTATCTCATTTCACAAGGTGTTCAAGTAGAACAAAGCGTTGGGATATGTTTACCTCGTTCGATTGATATGGTGGTGAGTGTATTGGGCATCTTGAAAGCTGGAGCAACATATATACCATTGGATCCCGAGTACCCATCTGCGCGATTAAGCCATATTTTCGAAGACACAAATCTAAGGCATTTAATCACACATTCAACGTTGGTCACGAGCTTAGCGGTTGATGGGGTAACACTTTATGAAAGTGATAAATTGATAGATGTTTTGACAGGTAACCCTGCTACGAATATTGCTCGTAGGGCTGCTCATAATGAGGCATCACTTGCCTATATGATATTTACATCGGGGTCTACTGGCAAACCCAAAGGGGTGATGATTACACATCAGGCGTTAGTCAACCATGTTGTTGGGATGGCTGATAGGTTACCTGGAGTATTTAGTTGGCCGAATAAACTGCTAGCGGTTACAACCATTGCGTTTGATATTGCGGGGCTAGAGCTGTTTGGGCCTTTAGCATATGGTGGTCAAGTGGTACTTACTCCAAGTGATGAGACGAAAGACCCCCGCAAATTATCAGCGCTGCTCACATCGAAGGAAATAACTTGCATGCAAGCAACGCCTGCGACGTGGCAAATGTTAGTGAATGACGACTGGTCTGGAAAGCCTGACTTGGTAGCTTTGACTGGCGGAGAAGCGCTCCCCATTAATTTAGCGCAATCTCTATTACCTCGTATTTATCAATTATGGAACTGTTATGGGCCAACTGAAGCAACCATATGGTCGCTAGTGAATCAAGTTGATCGTCAACAAGCTGAGTTTGGTCGTATAAAGCTTGGTGGATCATTAGGTAACTACAGTCATTTTGTGTTAAATGAACTTGGGCAACTTCAGCCATTAGGTTGTGTGGGTGAATTGCATATTGGAGGTATAAGCTTGGCCAGAGGTTATTTGAATCGCGCTGAGCTAACTGCACAACGTTTTATTGATAACCCATATTTTGATCCAAGTAACCCTATGAGTTCTAAAAAGCTTTATAAAACCGGTGATTTAGTACGTTATTTAGCGGATGGCAATTTAGCTTTCTTAGGGCGTATTGATGACCAAGTAAAGATCCGTGGTTTTAGGATCGAACTTGGTGAAATCGAGGCTCTGTTGTGTGAACAAGAACAAGTAGAATCGGCCCAAGTGGTTGCAAAAGAGGTCGGAGGGCGGCAGCAGCTTGTGGGTTATGTAAAGCCGATGGATGTATCGGCAATAGCCAATGATGAGACTTTTATTCATAGCCTGTTCGCAATCTTACAAGACGTGTTGCCAAGCTATATGGTGCCAAGTAACCTAATTAACATTGCCAAGTGGCCTGTAACACCCAATGGTAAAATAGATAAAAAAGCCTTACCAAGTCCCAACGGGGTTGAATTGCAAGGTGAGTATGTTGCCCCAGAGACCGATACAGAAAGTATGCTGGTTTCAATTTGGGCAGATGTATTGGGCATTGAAGCTGAGATGATTAGTACGTCTGCCAATTATTATAGTTTGGGGGGTAACTCCATTACTTCGGTACAAATGGTACTTGCGGCAGCTAAAAAAGGTTTGAAACTCAATGTTGGGGACTTCATGAAGTATCAAACTATCTCAGACCTAGCAGTAGTGGCCTCTAAAAATAGTGAACCTGCTGAAGCATCAATCGTCAAAGAGGCACCTTTATCTGAAAGGAGTTTGGTAGTTTGTTCAGCGGATGCGCACCTTACTTCACTTAAACGGCATGACAAGTGTTGGTATTCGATCATCAAATTTGATGAGACGACAACGGAAACTCATATCCGCCATAAAGTTAAGCAGCTATTGAAAAGTGATAAAGCGCTGACTGTCTCCATAGAGAGTGAAAACAGCGTGAGCAGCCAAAATCTTAATAACTTGCTGCTTAGCAAACGTTATTTGCCGGTAAACCGAGACTTAATGAAGCGGGTGTTACATGAGATCACATACACAGAGCAAGCATGTACTTTTCAAGAGCATTTGACTGATATGGCTGCGTCACTGATGGAGCAGGTGGCACAAGAGCATGGACCTTTGATCCGCTTCACGTGGACGAGTGATGAAATTGGTCATTTTTATTTGGTTGTCGTGGCGCATAAGCTTTTACTGAATGAATCAGAGTGGGAGTTATTGATAGACGATTTTGGTCAAGAAGTAATAAACCTAAAACTAAGCCATGAGGAAGATGCAGCTAGCAGTGCTTTGTATACATAGAGCAGTTGTTAAATTTTGGGGCAACATTACGATTTCTTACATTGTGTGGTGTTGCTCCTACGCAAGGTTATAAATTATATAGGAGGTTCAAAGGTGGTAGATTTAAGTAGATACCCGACGATTGTTGAATTGAACGAATCGTCGAGTAGCAAGCTGATATTTTGCACACACCCTGCGGGAGGTGGGTTAAACGCGTATAAAGACATGGCAAACAAATTACCGCATAAAGTTCTAGGGCTTGAGGATCCATCTATTTACGATGATCAGGTTTTTGACTCGATACCTGATTTAGCAGAATATCACGTAGAAACGATCCGAGCGATACAGCCTCAGGGCCCTTATTATGTATTTGGCCAGTGCTCTGGCGGTCCTTTAGCGTATGAGATTGCATATCAACTAACACTTGAAGGTGAACAGGTCGAAGTCTTAGCCATGTTTGGCGCGCATCAATTGTTAGGATTTGACCCATCAGAAAAGTCAAATTATGGCTTTTTGCCTGAGTATCTTCACAATCGTTTCTCAATAGATTTAAGCCAATTAAATTGGGTTGAAATGGAGTCACTCACCATTGAAGCGGTAGTGGATAAAATTGTTGAAGAGTTATGCAGTCAAAAGGTGCTAGATAGCAGTAAAGATATTGAATGGGTGAAGCGCTCAATTCGTTCACTTTGCTTGAGCCGTAATGCCAGTAAAAAATATATTGCACCGACTTCGGGCTTAAATATACAACATTATAAACAACCACGAGAAGCGCAAAGTGTTAAAGCGTTTAGCCTTAACAGTAAAGATTGGTGTGACTGGGAGTCTTTGACTCATGGGGAGCTAATTGAAATTGCCCACAGTGATCAAATGACTATTACGGACAGCGTTTTAAGGGCGCCGTTTTTATCTGAAACAATGGCTAAATTAGAGCAGCACTCATTAAGTCGCATCGCTTAAAGAGCGTGTTTTTAGGTTAAGTGAAAACAAATAAATTTAAGAAGAGAAAAATGATTAAAGTAAGTGACCTTGAATTAGAACCCAATTCACAAAGAAAAATATTACTCAATGTTGACCTCGAAGGAGAGAAGACAATTAACTGGGTGAACGAACATAAGCATAGCCTAAGCGGCGTATTGGATGACAACGGTGTGGTCTTAGTGCGCGGACTAAAGTTTTTAACAGGCAAACATTTCAGTCAGGCATTAGAAACTATTTTTAATGAACCTCTGCTGGAGTACATGTACCGCTCAACGCCTCGCTCTCAGCTTAAAGGGCAGGTCTATACAGCGACTGAGTATCCAGCGTCAGAAACAATTCTACAACATAATGAATCGTCTTATTCAAATGCGTGGGCGATGCGTATTGGCTTTCTGTGTATGCTTTCACCAAGTGAAGGTGGCGCAACTCCATTGGCTGATAGTCGAGAAATTTTATCGAAGATTGATAAAGATGTGAGAGAAGAATTTGAAGCCAAACAGATAAAGTACGTCAGAAACTATGGTGACATGGACTTACCTTGGAGTGAGGTGTTTCAAACAACTAACAAAGCTGAAGTAGAGCATTATTGCCAAGCCAATCAAATTGAATTTGAGTGGAAAGAAGACAATGGTTTACGAACTTACCAGATTTTACCGGCAACCGCTTATCACCCTGTAACGAGGGATAAGCTTTGGTTTAATCAGGCTCATTTGTTCCATGTTTCAAGTCACTCCTCAGAAGTCAAAGAGAATATGCTTTCGATTTTTGGAGAAGATAACTTGCCGAGGAATACTTATTTTGGTGATGGGTCAGCCATTGATGAAGCTATTTTGCAGCATATTCGCGAGGTTTATGAGCAAACACTATTTTATTTTGACTGGCAGAAAAATGACCTACTACTGGTAGATAACATGCTCTATTCACATGGCCGACAACCTTTTAAAGGGCCTAGGAAAGTGTTAGTTGGCATGTCAAACCTGCACACGCATCGTGCCGCATAGGTGCTTATATATACCCATAGAGGGCTATAGAGTATTCGTGTGCATCGAGTCGCTTACGCATGCAATTAGGTCGAGCATATCAAAAGGGCGAGCGATTAAAGAGAGTTTTAAACGAAGGATCCTGTGAAGTGGATATAAAAAAAGAAAAAGTGCAGAAAAAGAAGTTAAAGCAAGTACCGCTTATCGGTTGTTTGGTTATTTGCATACTGGCTGTGGCAACTTGGTATGTGAGTGGACAAGCCAATACTACTTCTGTAAAGCGTGACAATTTATTGTTTAGTACAGTCAAGCAGGGAGATCTTAAAGTCGAAATTGAAGGTTACGGTAGTTTACGTTCAGATAAGCAACAGTTAATCACCTCGTTGACGAGCGCGACTGTTCAGGAAATTATTCTCAAGCCTGGAGCATTAGTGACTGCTGACAGTGTCATTGTTCAACTCGCGAACCCTGAACTAAAACAGTTAGTTGATACAGCTTCTCAAGAATTGGCTCAGCGCAAGGCCAATTTGCGTCAACTTAAACTAAATCATCAGCGAGAAATACTTAATGAAAGCAGTAATTATGCAGAGTTAGAAGCTCGATATGAAACAGCCAAAGTGCAACTAGAAGCACAAAGTGGTTTGGTTAAAACGGGGATCGTTTCACCGCTTGATTATAAAGAAAGTGTTGTTCGAGAGGCGCAGTTGAAGAAGCGACTGAAAATTCACCAGCAAAGAACTGCTGCGCTTAAAAAAGTGCATCAGGAAGCGATAAACATTCAACTTGAACAGATCAAACAGCAGCAAGGCCAATTGGACATTGCCCAAAATCGCCTTGACCGCCTTACGGTTAAAGCGGGCAGCGATGGTGTATTACAGAGCTTATCTGTTGAGTTAGGCCAAAGTTTAGCGGCAGGGGAAGAAATTGCACTGATCGGGAGTGTGGAAGATTTGATTGCACTGGTTAAAGTTCCGCAAAGTAAAGCACAGCAGATTGAGGTTGGTCAAAAAGCTGTTGTTGATACGCGTCGTGATGAAATTATCGGTACCGTTTCTCGTATAGATCCTGTCGTGGTCGACAATACCGTTGAGGTTGAAATTGCACTGCCGACCCAGTTGCCAGAGAGTGCTCGCCCTCAATCAAGTGTCGATGTTGTAATAAATACAGATACATTGGTCAATATTACCTATATGGAGCGCCCGGTGAACGCTACATTTAATTCGAGTACTAGCTTATTTCGATTAGTGGACGCGAGTAATTCTGCAACAAAAACAGAAGTAGAATTCGGTAAAGAAGCGGGTCGTTATATTGAAGTTATTAGTGGAGCTAAGGTAGATGATATTTTTATCATCTCTGATTTGTCACTTTTGACCGAGACTGAATTAAAAATAGAAAGTTTTTAAATCGTACGCTAATTAGCTGTGCTGATTTTTCAAGTTATCAAACAGAGCAAATGGGTAAAACCTGTGCAGTACATGAACGCAGCGTACAACCAAACTTGGCGCTACTGTAACGTTGGACTGGTTGTTATTTTGGTGTGTTTGGGTCATTAGTGCATAGCAATTGAAGCAAGTATACGTCCACGAATATGTAGAAAAAATAAGGTAGATTGACGTGACTGAAATAAAAATAGAAATGAAGAATATCGGCAAGGTTTTTGAGACTGACGATATCGAAACACATGCATTAAAAGATGTAAACATTGTCATCAGGAAGGGAGAGTATGTATCTATCTCGGGACCTTCTGGTTGTGGTAAGTCCACATTGTTATCGCTATTGGGTCTACTTGATATGCCGAGTTCAGGTGCCTACTTCATAGAGGGGCTTGATGTGAGCTCTCTTTCACTTGATGACGCAGCACAAGTACGCAATGAAAAAATTGGCTTCGTTTTTCAATCTTTTAATCTCATTGATGAGCTCTCTGTGTTTGATAATGTCGCCTTACCACTTGAATATAAACAAGATCGCCCGAGTGATGAGTTTATTAAAGAGCGAGTTGAAACGTGCTTAAAAATGGTTGAGATGGGCCATCGAGCTGATCACAAACCTAATCAACTATCGGGTGGGCAGCAGCAGCGGATAGCAATTGCACGTGCACTGGTGGCAGATCCTGCAATATTACTGGTTGATGAGCCGACCGGTAACTTAGACTCACAAAGTGGCGATACCGTGATGGCCGTTTTATCTGAGCTAAACAAAAATGGCACGACCATATGTATGGTGACACATGATCCTCGTTATGCCGATATGGCAAAAATTCAATATAAGCTCCTAGATGGCGAAATTATAGAAGAAGAAAAGTTGAAGGTGGCGGTATGAGCCAATTCATTCGTCAGTATAAACATGCATGGTTAAGCTTAAGAAAAAAGCCCAACTTTATCTTAACCGTGATCATAACTATGGGGGTGACCTTGGGTGCCCTCTTATGTGCGCTTACATTGAACTATTTATTATTGGTTGAGCCATTACCGTACCCAGAGCAAGAGCGGTTGTTTACTGCGGAGCATAAAAACATTGGTCCTAATAGAGAAACGAAAGGGGTTGCTTTTACGTATCCAGGTCTAGTACAGCTTTATAAAAATAATGAAGTATTTGAGCAATCAGCCATGATTAGTTACGGTCAAGATGTGATTATTTCACTCAGCGATCAGCCCTTGGTAAACACCACTTATGTTACGCCTGAATTACACCAGTTGTTAGCATCTCCAATGGCGTTGGGTAGGATATTTGATGCCAGTGAAGCAATCAATACCTATAACCCAGTAGCCATGTTGAGTTACAACACGTGGCAAAAAGACTTTAATGGCGATCGTAATATTCTTGATAAAAAGATTAATTTAAGCGGCGTGAGTTATCGTGTGGTAGGGGTTTTAGCAAAAGAGTTTGTCGAACCTGAATTTGATAGATCAAGACAAGAAAGCCATGTTTTTCTACCTTGGGATTATAATTTGGTTAGCAAAGCAAATAGGCAAAGTTTTGGAAATATTCATCACAACTTGTATTTTATTGGCAAATTAAAGACTGGAGTTAGCCAGCATCAAGCGCGACAAGTGTTGACTCCTATTATCAGTAAACGCTGGGAAGAGGGAGTGGCTGGCATTGACTTTTACAGAGGTTGGTCAATTGAAATACCTGTTCGCGCGTTACGAAACGTGATTTTAGGTGATAGTTCATCTGTGGCATTAACGCTATTGGCAGGTATTATTGGGTTGGTCTTAATTGCATGCGCTAATATTTCCAACCTATTCATGTCAAGGATTGCAGAAAAACAACACAAAATGGCGATTAAAGCAGCGATTGGTGCAACTAAAAAACACTTATTTAAAGAAACGTTAGCCGAAACGGCTTTATTGATGTTTTTGTCAATCTTAGTTGCGCTGGTCATCGCACAGGTTGGTTTCTATGTTATGCAACAATATCTAGGGGCGGTATTACCCAGAGTTAAAGAGCTTGGGCTTTCAGCGGTTACTTTTAGCAGCGCCATTTTTGTTACTGTTACATTTGCTCTATTTTTTGCTAAATTAAGTACTCGAATGATCGATTATCGGGCATTAAATACTTCATTACAGAGCAGCGGAAAAGGCAGTGGATTACAGGTTTCAAAAAGGACTCGTCAAGCTCTTGTTGCGAGTCAAGTCGCATTGGCGACAGTCTTGGTCTTTGTTAATTTTGGCTTACTTCGGGATGCGGTAAAAACCATTAATATGCCAATTGGGTTTACAACTGAACAGATTTCTACTCTCGCTCTAAATTTCTCGTCAACCGAATACCCAACACAAGATGAAGCAATATCAATTATTTCCGAGATAACGGAAAAACTGGAGGCGTTACCTCAGGTCGAGTCAGTTGCTCAGGGAAGTTCTCCGCTTGATGGTTTTAATGTCAGAGCACTGACGAACCTTGAAAATAACCAAAGGTTCACACCTTACTTTAAAGCTGTAGATCAGCACTATTTTAATATGATTGAACAACCTCTGTTAAAAGGTGAACACTTCACACTTGCAGACCGACGTGACACAGCTAATGTAATGATAGTTAATCAATCATTTGCAAAGCAGTTAAGGCCTGATGGTGATGTGTTAGGTATGCACATATCGCCATTTAATGGTGAGCCATTTAGGGTAATAGGTATTGTAAGAGATATTCTTATTGCTGATGACAGAGTGACAAGTTTCGGCCGTTCTGCTGAGGGAGTTGGCGTACCAAGAGCATATGTGCCTAATAGTCTGGGTGGTGGCAGCTTTATGTTGAAGTTGAAGCCGGGGCAGGTTGTGAGCCGTAAACAGTTAGGCGCATTATTACGACAAGTTGATTCACGGTTTTCAGTCTTCAGCTTTCATGCTGCATCTGACATCCTTACTCAAAGCCTGTTTGTAGAAATTACAACGGCTGTTACAACGGCAATCTTGGGAAGTTTCGTATTTCTGCTCGCAGGTATAGGCCTGTACGGCATTTTAAGCTACGGCATTCAATTGAGAAAGTTTGAATTAGGTGCTCGTATGGCAATTGGAGCGAGGCGTAAACACATTATTTATCTGATTATTCGTGATAACTCGAAAGCTGTGTTGTTTGGGTTTATTGGTAGTGCGGTATTGTTTGCTTTGGCTTATATAGGTCTAAGTGAATACATACAACCTTTCCTTTCCCTAGAAGTATTGCCTATGGTTTTGCTGAGTTTAGTGCTTATTAGCTGTGTGAATTTATTTGCCTGCTATTGGCCCTTAAGGCAGTACATTAATCGACCCACGATATATACATTGCGTAGCAATGAATAGCAGTAATACATCGGTCTTATTATAAGTAATGGTGTTAAAAATCGATGATATGCCATCTATGCGGTTGATGGCGAAGTATGGTTTTTGAAGCGGGTACATAGCAAAGCAATTTAAACGCCAAAGAGGCAGCTTTAGCCAGCGAAAAATAAGGATAGAAGGTAATATGATTAATAAAAACAGCTTTTTGCCAATAAAGAACAGCCCGAATGCATCGGTGAGACTGATATGCTTTCCTTACGCAGGAGGCAGCGCTTCGGTATTCAATAGCTGGAGCGAGCTATTTTCAGATGATGTAGAGATCATAGCGGCTCAGCCTCCAGGAAGAACGGTCCGTATTGCTGAGCGTCCACACACAACGATGGATAATCTGGTTGAAGAATACATGGGGGCGATAGATGTATATCTAGATAAGCCCTATCTATTTTTTGGTCATAGTTTAGGGAGCAGAGTGGCTTATGCCCTTACTAAACAGATCCAAAAGCGTGGGCTTCCGATGCCAAAGCATGTGATTGCATCAGGCAGTGGTGCTCCTCACCTTAATTTTGAAAGAGAAAAAATTTATAACTTACCGAATGACAAATTTAAACGAAAACTACGGGAATTAAATGGTACACCCAAAGAGGTTCTAGAAAACCAAGAGTTACTTGATTTGTTTACTCCTATGTTGCGAGCTGACTTTGAGATAGCTGAGAATTATTGTAGCGAGAAAGTAAAAATAAATAGCCCTATAACGGTTCTTGGGGGCATTGAGGACACTGATGTGACTGAAGAAAGGTTATTGGCTTGGAAAGAGTTATCAATTTATCCGAGCAAAACCATAATGGCATGTGGCGATCACTTTTTTATTCATAGTAATCGAGAAGCCGTGATTAATGAAGTGACCAACATCATCGATTCAATTTTGGTGCAAATCAATATTAAGCGAGCGGCTTTTGGCTAACTTTTTTATTAAAACTGTACATTGAATGTGAGCGGCTGCACTTTGCTGAGACAATAAAGTGCGGTCCTCATATTGTCCCTCTTTCCCCCTTTTTAACTTCCAATAATGTAAACCTTAATTTAAATGGTGATAGTAGCATTGGTTCGCGAATTATAGTGCTTATTAGACGACGTAGCGCGGCGCACAAAGTGGTGTCACTTTAATTTTTTGCCTAGGACGTAAAGGGGGTTTACACTTTGTCACTTTTAAATGGAGGTTGTCACCTTTTGCATGTTGAGTGTCATGATCTGTCAGTGTGTGGCGTGTTCTGAATGTTTATGCTGTAGTTAATTCTTCAGCAGGGTTCAAACAGAGGTAAAATACATGGCAAATACAGCATTAATTACAGGCGCATCTGGCGGCATTGGTTTGGAGTTAGCGCACCTACATGCGCAGCAAGGTGGAGACGTAGTGCTAGTTGCGCGCTCACAAGATAAGTTAGTCGCTTTGGCGAAGGAGTTGGAAGTCAAACACAGTATCAAAGTGACGGTGATCAGTGAGGATTTGTCGCAACCAAATGCAGCGCAGCGTATTTTTGATAAAACATCTGCTTTGAATATTGAGGTGGATATATTGATCAATAATGCT harbors:
- a CDS encoding ABC transporter permease gives rise to the protein MSQFIRQYKHAWLSLRKKPNFILTVIITMGVTLGALLCALTLNYLLLVEPLPYPEQERLFTAEHKNIGPNRETKGVAFTYPGLVQLYKNNEVFEQSAMISYGQDVIISLSDQPLVNTTYVTPELHQLLASPMALGRIFDASEAINTYNPVAMLSYNTWQKDFNGDRNILDKKINLSGVSYRVVGVLAKEFVEPEFDRSRQESHVFLPWDYNLVSKANRQSFGNIHHNLYFIGKLKTGVSQHQARQVLTPIISKRWEEGVAGIDFYRGWSIEIPVRALRNVILGDSSSVALTLLAGIIGLVLIACANISNLFMSRIAEKQHKMAIKAAIGATKKHLFKETLAETALLMFLSILVALVIAQVGFYVMQQYLGAVLPRVKELGLSAVTFSSAIFVTVTFALFFAKLSTRMIDYRALNTSLQSSGKGSGLQVSKRTRQALVASQVALATVLVFVNFGLLRDAVKTINMPIGFTTEQISTLALNFSSTEYPTQDEAISIISEITEKLEALPQVESVAQGSSPLDGFNVRALTNLENNQRFTPYFKAVDQHYFNMIEQPLLKGEHFTLADRRDTANVMIVNQSFAKQLRPDGDVLGMHISPFNGEPFRVIGIVRDILIADDRVTSFGRSAEGVGVPRAYVPNSLGGGSFMLKLKPGQVVSRKQLGALLRQVDSRFSVFSFHAASDILTQSLFVEITTAVTTAILGSFVFLLAGIGLYGILSYGIQLRKFELGARMAIGARRKHIIYLIIRDNSKAVLFGFIGSAVLFALAYIGLSEYIQPFLSLEVLPMVLLSLVLISCVNLFACYWPLRQYINRPTIYTLRSNE
- a CDS encoding HlyD family secretion protein — encoded protein: MDIKKEKVQKKKLKQVPLIGCLVICILAVATWYVSGQANTTSVKRDNLLFSTVKQGDLKVEIEGYGSLRSDKQQLITSLTSATVQEIILKPGALVTADSVIVQLANPELKQLVDTASQELAQRKANLRQLKLNHQREILNESSNYAELEARYETAKVQLEAQSGLVKTGIVSPLDYKESVVREAQLKKRLKIHQQRTAALKKVHQEAINIQLEQIKQQQGQLDIAQNRLDRLTVKAGSDGVLQSLSVELGQSLAAGEEIALIGSVEDLIALVKVPQSKAQQIEVGQKAVVDTRRDEIIGTVSRIDPVVVDNTVEVEIALPTQLPESARPQSSVDVVINTDTLVNITYMERPVNATFNSSTSLFRLVDASNSATKTEVEFGKEAGRYIEVISGAKVDDIFIISDLSLLTETELKIESF
- a CDS encoding ABC transporter ATP-binding protein, translated to MKNIGKVFETDDIETHALKDVNIVIRKGEYVSISGPSGCGKSTLLSLLGLLDMPSSGAYFIEGLDVSSLSLDDAAQVRNEKIGFVFQSFNLIDELSVFDNVALPLEYKQDRPSDEFIKERVETCLKMVEMGHRADHKPNQLSGGQQQRIAIARALVADPAILLVDEPTGNLDSQSGDTVMAVLSELNKNGTTICMVTHDPRYADMAKIQYKLLDGEIIEEEKLKVAV
- a CDS encoding thioesterase domain-containing protein, which encodes MVDLSRYPTIVELNESSSSKLIFCTHPAGGGLNAYKDMANKLPHKVLGLEDPSIYDDQVFDSIPDLAEYHVETIRAIQPQGPYYVFGQCSGGPLAYEIAYQLTLEGEQVEVLAMFGAHQLLGFDPSEKSNYGFLPEYLHNRFSIDLSQLNWVEMESLTIEAVVDKIVEELCSQKVLDSSKDIEWVKRSIRSLCLSRNASKKYIAPTSGLNIQHYKQPREAQSVKAFSLNSKDWCDWESLTHGELIEIAHSDQMTITDSVLRAPFLSETMAKLEQHSLSRIA
- a CDS encoding TauD/TfdA family dioxygenase — encoded protein: MIKVSDLELEPNSQRKILLNVDLEGEKTINWVNEHKHSLSGVLDDNGVVLVRGLKFLTGKHFSQALETIFNEPLLEYMYRSTPRSQLKGQVYTATEYPASETILQHNESSYSNAWAMRIGFLCMLSPSEGGATPLADSREILSKIDKDVREEFEAKQIKYVRNYGDMDLPWSEVFQTTNKAEVEHYCQANQIEFEWKEDNGLRTYQILPATAYHPVTRDKLWFNQAHLFHVSSHSSEVKENMLSIFGEDNLPRNTYFGDGSAIDEAILQHIREVYEQTLFYFDWQKNDLLLVDNMLYSHGRQPFKGPRKVLVGMSNLHTHRAA
- a CDS encoding thioesterase II family protein; this translates as MINKNSFLPIKNSPNASVRLICFPYAGGSASVFNSWSELFSDDVEIIAAQPPGRTVRIAERPHTTMDNLVEEYMGAIDVYLDKPYLFFGHSLGSRVAYALTKQIQKRGLPMPKHVIASGSGAPHLNFEREKIYNLPNDKFKRKLRELNGTPKEVLENQELLDLFTPMLRADFEIAENYCSEKVKINSPITVLGGIEDTDVTEERLLAWKELSIYPSKTIMACGDHFFIHSNREAVINEVTNIIDSILVQINIKRAAFG